A window of Nerophis ophidion isolate RoL-2023_Sa linkage group LG17, RoL_Noph_v1.0, whole genome shotgun sequence contains these coding sequences:
- the LOC133536429 gene encoding THAP domain-containing protein 2-like isoform X2, with product MPAHCAAYGCKVRRTAESKKLGITFHRFPKDDDMRRKWEVAVRRKSFAAKEQTVLCSKHFNPEDFDKTGGLCRIRQGVIPSVFNFSLPCEKSKGKRTATISRKPKECLPLLVCTSEKPKAKRSTITSKKAEESLLLNISQPVIENKHQPNVDLEHNYSLPSCPSALKVRFNEAVARVLVLEKEKRNAQVRERRAKATINALLLVLTEKNLVNEELYDKMQKYFDLHSGLPLEFFKKRTQNQYSAEQREFANNLHLHGPKAYKFFRDTLNLPLPHPRSLQRWLPCSEKPEQAVL from the exons atGCCTGCACATTGTGCTGCTTACGGCTGTAAAGTACGTCGCACGGCGGAATCGAAAAAACTGGGAATAACTTTTCACAG GTTTCCCAAAGACGATGACATGAGAAGAAAGTGGGAAGTGGCTGTGAGGAGAAAGAGTTTCGCTGCTAAAGAGCAGACTGTGTTGTGCAGCAAACATTTTAATCCAGAGGACTTTGACAAGACTGGAGGGTTATGTCGGATCAGACAAGGAGTTATTCCATCAGTCTTTAACTTCTCGCTTCCTTGTGAAAAA tctAAAGGGAAAAGGACCGCAACAATCTCAAGGAAACCCAAGGAGTGTCTACCATTACTAGTGTGTACCAGTGAAAAG CCTAAAGCCAAAAGGAGCACAATCACATCAAAGAAGGCCGAGGAGAGTCTTCTATTAAATATTTCTCAGCCTGTTATTGAAAATAAACATCAGCCTAATGTTGACCTT GAGCACAATTATTCGTTGCCTAGTTGCCCGTCTGCTCTGAAGGTGAGATTCAATGAGGCGGTAGCTCGGGTGTTGGtgctggagaaggagaagagaaaTGCACAAGTTCGAGAAAGGAGAGCAAAGGCCACCATCAACGCTCTCCTGCTTGTTTTGACCGAGAAGAACCTTGTGAACGAGGAACTGTATGACAAGATGCAAAAATACTTCG ATTTGCATTCAGGTCTTCCTTTGGAGTTTTTTAAAAAGAGGACACAAAACCAGTATTCAGCAGAACAGAGAGAGTTTGCCAACAATTTACACCTTCATGGTCCTAAAGCCTACAAGTTCTTCAGAGACACTCTGAATCTTCCTCTCCCTCACCCGCGATCACTTCAAAg gtggCTCCCTTGTTCGGAGAAACCTGAGCAAGCCGTCCTGTGA
- the LOC133536429 gene encoding THAP domain-containing protein 2-like isoform X4, with protein MDGWIDFPNGFPKDDDMRRKWEVAVRRKSFAAKEQTVLCSKHFNPEDFDKTGGLCRIRQGVIPSVFNFSLPCEKSKGKRTATISRKPKECLPLLVCTSEKPKAKRSTITSKKAEESLLLNISQPVIENKHQPNVDLQEHNYSLPSCPSALKVRFNEAVARVLVLEKEKRNAQVRERRAKATINALLLVLTEKNLVNEELYDKMQKYFDLHSGLPLEFFKKRTQNQYSAEQREFANNLHLHGPKAYKFFRDTLNLPLPHPRSLQRWLPCSEKPEQAVL; from the exons atggatggatggattgatttccCCAATGG GTTTCCCAAAGACGATGACATGAGAAGAAAGTGGGAAGTGGCTGTGAGGAGAAAGAGTTTCGCTGCTAAAGAGCAGACTGTGTTGTGCAGCAAACATTTTAATCCAGAGGACTTTGACAAGACTGGAGGGTTATGTCGGATCAGACAAGGAGTTATTCCATCAGTCTTTAACTTCTCGCTTCCTTGTGAAAAA tctAAAGGGAAAAGGACCGCAACAATCTCAAGGAAACCCAAGGAGTGTCTACCATTACTAGTGTGTACCAGTGAAAAG CCTAAAGCCAAAAGGAGCACAATCACATCAAAGAAGGCCGAGGAGAGTCTTCTATTAAATATTTCTCAGCCTGTTATTGAAAATAAACATCAGCCTAATGTTGACCTT CAGGAGCACAATTATTCGTTGCCTAGTTGCCCGTCTGCTCTGAAGGTGAGATTCAATGAGGCGGTAGCTCGGGTGTTGGtgctggagaaggagaagagaaaTGCACAAGTTCGAGAAAGGAGAGCAAAGGCCACCATCAACGCTCTCCTGCTTGTTTTGACCGAGAAGAACCTTGTGAACGAGGAACTGTATGACAAGATGCAAAAATACTTCG ATTTGCATTCAGGTCTTCCTTTGGAGTTTTTTAAAAAGAGGACACAAAACCAGTATTCAGCAGAACAGAGAGAGTTTGCCAACAATTTACACCTTCATGGTCCTAAAGCCTACAAGTTCTTCAGAGACACTCTGAATCTTCCTCTCCCTCACCCGCGATCACTTCAAAg gtggCTCCCTTGTTCGGAGAAACCTGAGCAAGCCGTCCTGTGA
- the LOC133536429 gene encoding THAP domain-containing protein 2-like isoform X1 has product MPAHCAAYGCKVRRTAESKKLGITFHRFPKDDDMRRKWEVAVRRKSFAAKEQTVLCSKHFNPEDFDKTGGLCRIRQGVIPSVFNFSLPCEKSKGKRTATISRKPKECLPLLVCTSEKPKAKRSTITSKKAEESLLLNISQPVIENKHQPNVDLQEHNYSLPSCPSALKVRFNEAVARVLVLEKEKRNAQVRERRAKATINALLLVLTEKNLVNEELYDKMQKYFDLHSGLPLEFFKKRTQNQYSAEQREFANNLHLHGPKAYKFFRDTLNLPLPHPRSLQRWLPCSEKPEQAVL; this is encoded by the exons atGCCTGCACATTGTGCTGCTTACGGCTGTAAAGTACGTCGCACGGCGGAATCGAAAAAACTGGGAATAACTTTTCACAG GTTTCCCAAAGACGATGACATGAGAAGAAAGTGGGAAGTGGCTGTGAGGAGAAAGAGTTTCGCTGCTAAAGAGCAGACTGTGTTGTGCAGCAAACATTTTAATCCAGAGGACTTTGACAAGACTGGAGGGTTATGTCGGATCAGACAAGGAGTTATTCCATCAGTCTTTAACTTCTCGCTTCCTTGTGAAAAA tctAAAGGGAAAAGGACCGCAACAATCTCAAGGAAACCCAAGGAGTGTCTACCATTACTAGTGTGTACCAGTGAAAAG CCTAAAGCCAAAAGGAGCACAATCACATCAAAGAAGGCCGAGGAGAGTCTTCTATTAAATATTTCTCAGCCTGTTATTGAAAATAAACATCAGCCTAATGTTGACCTT CAGGAGCACAATTATTCGTTGCCTAGTTGCCCGTCTGCTCTGAAGGTGAGATTCAATGAGGCGGTAGCTCGGGTGTTGGtgctggagaaggagaagagaaaTGCACAAGTTCGAGAAAGGAGAGCAAAGGCCACCATCAACGCTCTCCTGCTTGTTTTGACCGAGAAGAACCTTGTGAACGAGGAACTGTATGACAAGATGCAAAAATACTTCG ATTTGCATTCAGGTCTTCCTTTGGAGTTTTTTAAAAAGAGGACACAAAACCAGTATTCAGCAGAACAGAGAGAGTTTGCCAACAATTTACACCTTCATGGTCCTAAAGCCTACAAGTTCTTCAGAGACACTCTGAATCTTCCTCTCCCTCACCCGCGATCACTTCAAAg gtggCTCCCTTGTTCGGAGAAACCTGAGCAAGCCGTCCTGTGA
- the LOC133536429 gene encoding THAP domain-containing protein 2-like isoform X3: MVDPAFRPNAAEIGPRTPHNLKGDKRFPKDDDMRRKWEVAVRRKSFAAKEQTVLCSKHFNPEDFDKTGGLCRIRQGVIPSVFNFSLPCEKSKGKRTATISRKPKECLPLLVCTSEKPKAKRSTITSKKAEESLLLNISQPVIENKHQPNVDLQEHNYSLPSCPSALKVRFNEAVARVLVLEKEKRNAQVRERRAKATINALLLVLTEKNLVNEELYDKMQKYFDLHSGLPLEFFKKRTQNQYSAEQREFANNLHLHGPKAYKFFRDTLNLPLPHPRSLQRWLPCSEKPEQAVL, translated from the exons ATGgtggaccccgccttccgtccgaatgcagctgagataggccccagaaCCCCCCACAACctcaaaggggacaagcg GTTTCCCAAAGACGATGACATGAGAAGAAAGTGGGAAGTGGCTGTGAGGAGAAAGAGTTTCGCTGCTAAAGAGCAGACTGTGTTGTGCAGCAAACATTTTAATCCAGAGGACTTTGACAAGACTGGAGGGTTATGTCGGATCAGACAAGGAGTTATTCCATCAGTCTTTAACTTCTCGCTTCCTTGTGAAAAA tctAAAGGGAAAAGGACCGCAACAATCTCAAGGAAACCCAAGGAGTGTCTACCATTACTAGTGTGTACCAGTGAAAAG CCTAAAGCCAAAAGGAGCACAATCACATCAAAGAAGGCCGAGGAGAGTCTTCTATTAAATATTTCTCAGCCTGTTATTGAAAATAAACATCAGCCTAATGTTGACCTT CAGGAGCACAATTATTCGTTGCCTAGTTGCCCGTCTGCTCTGAAGGTGAGATTCAATGAGGCGGTAGCTCGGGTGTTGGtgctggagaaggagaagagaaaTGCACAAGTTCGAGAAAGGAGAGCAAAGGCCACCATCAACGCTCTCCTGCTTGTTTTGACCGAGAAGAACCTTGTGAACGAGGAACTGTATGACAAGATGCAAAAATACTTCG ATTTGCATTCAGGTCTTCCTTTGGAGTTTTTTAAAAAGAGGACACAAAACCAGTATTCAGCAGAACAGAGAGAGTTTGCCAACAATTTACACCTTCATGGTCCTAAAGCCTACAAGTTCTTCAGAGACACTCTGAATCTTCCTCTCCCTCACCCGCGATCACTTCAAAg gtggCTCCCTTGTTCGGAGAAACCTGAGCAAGCCGTCCTGTGA